Proteins co-encoded in one Listeria ivanovii subsp. ivanovii genomic window:
- a CDS encoding Crp/Fnr family transcriptional regulator: MEKLFTYEEFVSMMQKYGLKHTKRKLVRGENILTHAIHLNSVILLMDGYISTYTSEVPEKLLTICGPGIFLSYSILEETSTVVTNIALSETCEIYEYKKEDIEYALTLFPENFGFQYFFLKRIGRHLYYKTLLNGKKHKEKLYYAMKYLGELIGSKDESGNIVLPKEITLKILIEYSTLSKAAFYRQRICLLEKKILQTNKKHFILREIIPELLLQ, from the coding sequence GTGGAAAAATTATTTACTTATGAAGAATTTGTTAGCATGATGCAGAAATACGGTTTGAAACATACTAAGCGTAAATTAGTACGCGGTGAAAATATTCTCACTCATGCTATTCATCTTAATAGTGTTATTTTACTCATGGATGGTTATATTAGCACTTATACATCTGAAGTACCGGAGAAATTATTAACCATTTGTGGTCCAGGTATTTTTTTAAGCTATTCTATTCTGGAAGAAACATCTACAGTTGTGACAAATATTGCATTATCAGAAACTTGCGAGATTTATGAATACAAAAAAGAAGATATCGAATATGCATTAACATTATTTCCGGAAAATTTTGGGTTTCAATATTTTTTTCTAAAAAGAATAGGACGCCATTTATACTATAAAACATTACTAAATGGAAAAAAGCATAAAGAAAAGCTATATTATGCGATGAAATATTTAGGTGAATTAATTGGAAGTAAAGACGAAAGCGGGAATATCGTCTTGCCAAAAGAAATTACCTTGAAAATTTTAATCGAATACAGCACTTTATCAAAAGCGGCATTTTACCGGCAGCGTATTTGTTTATTAGAAAAAAAGATACTACAAACAAATAAAAAACACTTCATTTTAAGGGAGATTATTCCTGAATTGTTGTTGCAGTAA
- a CDS encoding LPXTG cell wall anchor domain-containing protein gives MKKIIFISFCSLLLLGLPLITNAYSDTATSHAGVTFKQDPGTKSGDTDDKSGTFPSKKPLTRLPKTGDTSELYLIAIGLGLLIIAKKSYFKEVI, from the coding sequence TTGAAAAAAATTATCTTCATTTCATTTTGTAGTCTACTGTTGCTTGGTTTGCCACTGATTACAAACGCATACTCAGATACTGCCACGAGTCATGCAGGTGTTACGTTTAAACAGGACCCTGGAACTAAATCAGGGGATACCGATGATAAAAGTGGCACATTTCCATCAAAAAAACCATTAACAAGACTTCCAAAAACAGGTGACACATCTGAGCTTTATCTCATTGCGATAGGTCTTGGATTACTAATAATAGCGAAAAAAAGTTACTTTAAGGAGGTGATATAA
- a CDS encoding WxL domain-containing protein: MKSKTVKVTAASLIALGLMVTPALSGDFAKAATTVTRDSTGTIEFDNSTTPDPKPIDPDPIGPDPVVPDPVNPPVGTDGLWILAVSDWDFGIHNSAVLSSGALNVNAADDTISTYVDTNGNGQQDLPAEASVSKSVTPYAQISDVRGTNSGWTLSVTGSAFKDSSTPAKTIAGAQLTIPKSTVSSATSTAQAPTGYDNVTISMTGAGAVPVMAARDMQAATPTNFSDDEGMGTWTDSFGSAAVNATDVSKPKLSIPQNVVVADGTYESTLTWTLSDTPAV; this comes from the coding sequence ATGAAAAGCAAAACAGTAAAAGTAACAGCAGCAAGCTTAATAGCACTAGGGCTAATGGTAACACCGGCACTTTCAGGAGATTTTGCTAAAGCAGCAACTACTGTAACAAGAGATTCCACAGGAACAATTGAATTTGACAATAGTACAACGCCAGATCCAAAACCAATTGATCCAGATCCGATTGGTCCTGATCCAGTGGTTCCTGATCCAGTTAATCCACCAGTAGGTACAGATGGTCTATGGATTTTAGCCGTATCTGATTGGGATTTTGGTATTCATAATTCAGCTGTATTATCTTCAGGTGCACTTAATGTAAATGCAGCAGATGATACTATTTCAACATATGTAGATACAAATGGTAATGGGCAGCAAGATTTACCAGCAGAAGCTTCTGTATCTAAATCAGTTACTCCTTATGCGCAAATTAGTGATGTTCGTGGTACCAATTCAGGTTGGACACTTTCTGTTACAGGTAGTGCCTTTAAAGATTCTTCCACTCCAGCTAAAACAATCGCAGGTGCGCAATTGACTATTCCAAAATCAACTGTTAGCTCAGCGACCTCGACAGCACAAGCTCCAACGGGGTATGATAACGTAACTATTTCGATGACAGGTGCTGGTGCTGTACCAGTAATGGCGGCACGCGATATGCAAGCAGCAACTCCGACAAACTTTAGTGATGATGAAGGAATGGGAACTTGGACAGATAGCTTTGGTTCTGCAGCAGTAAATGCAACTGATGTATCTAAACCAAAACTATCCATCCCGCAAAATGTTGTTGTAGCAGACGGAACATATGAAAGCACTTTAACTTGGACTTTAAGCGATACACCAGCAGTCTAA